In Helicoverpa zea isolate HzStark_Cry1AcR chromosome 7, ilHelZeax1.1, whole genome shotgun sequence, the genomic window ACACAATTCGAATCATCTGGCTCATTAAAATCCggggaataaatatttcatggcAATAAACGATGACCTAAAAAAGCAATGTAAGCGATTTCTATGGCAGgataagaaaaagtttaattagCAAAATTCAAATCTCCCGCGCGTCGAAAAGTCCAAAGCGAAATAGTGCAATTGAGTGCGTGAGCGCATCCAGGAATGTCGGGACTCAGGACATCGTCCCGGACCGGTTTCACACTTCACCGCTTCGAACTTACCGTATTGCACATTCAACTAACTGGTGAATATCATAATGATGTGGTATTTTCTAATCATTTGGCCTCCTGGCTAAAACTTCCAAAAGCTGAGATAAGTTGAGAGCTGAAGTCGATGGATAATGCTTAATGCAATAATTTTCAGAAGAATAGACGGTTATTAGATTTTTGTGATAATAGAAAGCTCTGCAAGTCCACAGCTTTGTTTTAAATGGTTTATGCACTGAAATGGGTCCATCTGTTCTGCATTTAGCACAATTTCTTCTTTCTCTTTCTTCAGACAGCTACAGACGTAGACAAGgctatttagatttttttttattattcttgtcATTTTTTGCATTTTCGTACTTGTCTGAATGTAGTCTGGAATGCTgtctcaaaataaaaactatttatgaCCATaactaattatagttcggccattcagagaatgcgttcctgacacgtcgcgattgaactgacgacgtaactacattcattgattattgataggtataataatgttgttttaatgctcctcaattgttaaaacggtaaacaaccagcaaaaatatttttatcgtaactgcaacgccattgcaaagttacgtcgtcagttcaatcgcgacgtgtcaggaacgcattctctgaatggccgaactataacattacCAATAACGTCAGAAATTAACCTAATTCCTTTCAAAACTTTCAGCCAAACCACAGCGCAACGCGAACAGTTTCCCAGTAAACATTAACCGTCATAAATTGCAAGAAATACCAATTTAACCGTTGACATTTGAGTACTAAGTAATGCATTCAGCACACTAATGAACTAGTATTGATCTTCAGCACACGGCCATTGTACAGACCATGTACGTGATTATATATAGTGCACACTCGCATACCTATAATCGAATTAGCAGTGCCTATTACGCTGTGACTCGGATGGAACTCGTATTGTTAATTAGGTGATTTAACCCCCGATAATCTTGCTTGATTTTGTAGTGTTCATGTTTGGTTAGAGAAGCTTGTAATTTATTGTTAATCTCAACTGAGACTATAACGCTATAACGTTTAGCCAAAAACCATATGGGCTTTTGGCTAAACGTTATAGGAGTATCTTGCTTGCCTAGAAGAATGAGATGACCTATATGCTTTTTTGATGAAATTACGATGATTTTTTTGGGATGTGAGCCAATTGCTTATCTCAAAACGATACTAAAATATTTCTGATAAAAAACCAAGTCAATAATTATCAATAATGACACATGcatgtacataaatatttgtgtagaaCACGTTAAGTGGAAGGAGTGAGCTCGCGGACAAGATTTACGTTTTAGCCTCCCGCTGTTACGCTAGCCGCCTCTATACAttattatgtttagttttaataaattatttcgcgTCTTGTAAATTACGTTTTATGGAGATAACGAGTACTAGCTCTGTGTAAACCAGTGTACCGTTCAGATATATTAGAAGGAGGCTAACAACTTCGTAATTAGTATTATAACACCTGCCTGCAAACATAGGCTTTGGATgttcgattttatttattttcacatttgCTGTTTTATAGACAGAAGATTGATTTTCGATAAAGTTGTGCTTTTCTTAGTCAGTTTTATATTgcactattaatttattaagtctTCTAGACTAAAAATGTAGCTACTCTTAATATTTGGAGACAAAAACTGAGACAGGCTTAAACTATTTTACTCAAGTAATTTAACTAAAGCTCGCCTTATGCATATCAAACGAATTACAATTATTTCAAAAGTAGGGTCTATGATCTCATCTTAGGCAATCCACTGACAAGTATTCAGAAGTTCGTTAATACTAAACGTCCCCACGTTTACTAGACTCCTTTGATATGACGATGAAAGTCATAGTTACTAGAATTCAACTTTGAAGATTTATTAAATCATGAGAGTACCTACGTATGTGCGACCTTTAACGACttgtatacttacttactaatatctccatacttaattataataggTAAAGCGAAGCTTAAGCTGCTCGTTTGCTTATAAGTCAGTAAATACTGGACtgatcgtaaaaaatatttcagtgttaaattaCCAACTTATGATTTacaacaaattttattttgtttatccaGGTGAGCGAAATACTTCTTTGAGGATGCGGGTGAATTCACTGTTGAAAGCTTTACCAGAAAAGTGTGCCAAAAGTTATTTGTCAAGATTTGAAGATAATACAGATCAGGTCAAGTCACGATTAAATTCAATAATCTTGCAAAATAATACATCTAATATACGAAACCAAGCGCACAATAACTAAATCAAGGTAAACAGCAAAGCAAACATTTCGGCTTCCTCATCATACCGCAACACTAGGTGCGTAGTTTATGACTACATTAATTATGCTTAAGCATATCCTAATTACTGTAATGGTATTAGCCTGAGAGGGGGTGGTCAGAGGGGGAATTCACGTGCTTCGAAACACTGATGTGAATTCCGTATAGTTATGTATCACACTAGTGGTGTATATGTGAAAGTTTGACtgtatgaatgtttgttactcttacTCGAAAAAATATTCCTACTAAACGATCTATCATAAGTACCACTCTGTGTGATGGAGGTCCACGGACTGACGAAGTTGTCATCAtcaagccagaaagtctgactaccAGTTTTAACATGGTCCAGGTAACTTAGGGTAACGTAGTTGCTCCATGTAGGACACTGGTACTCAGGGGCATCTGGATAGGCTGGAAGCCAACCCAaatatagttaggaaaaggctaagGTTGCAAATTATGATGTCAGAACAACCATAAAGATAGTCTACTTTTGATCCAGGTGAGAGAGAAATAATTCCCCTGGAAAGCAAGTGATACCACAGGCAGACGTAgttctacataattatgtatagaCATAAATACTTGGTATTATGTCGGAAACAAAGCGATTTACTGGCTAGGTAATTAGTTAAGATCACGTTATCGTCAGCTGGCGTATTGAGGAAGTTAGGCAAGCGACGCACTTTGTATTGTGTGGTTTTCGGGTCTTCGATACTGTAAGAAAGTTGTTTAcgtatttaggtacctacatatgtattgGCATAACAATACCTGTTTGCTATCGAGTTCAAACCAGTtgatgtattgtttttttttttcaaatattaaataagcaagtatatcaaaattaaaatcaatagctGCCTGTGCTTTACCTTCTTCTTACCTAAATAAACAAGAACCTTGATAGGTCAGTTGCTTTGTACAACCATTCATTAAAGTAGGTCGCAACACGTTTTCAAGTTATCAACCAAATGGATTTTTTATGGACAGGCCTCCCTCCAATATCTATGTAGAAGTATGTTTAAGGACCTTTAAGTATCAACAGAAGCAATTAATTATCACGTGTCGGATCTGACCTTTTAGATTATACTAAATGATCAGCGGCCACTGATCACCTGTAACTGCAAATACGTCGCCGTGAgctaattacatttaaattcgctattcgaaattcaaatttcgaTGCAGTAGGTAGTATGTGTTACACCCATTTTTAAAGAGTTATGGCGTGAGGAAAATCACACAGTATGTCGTCTTTGTAATTAAGCAAAGAAGGCGAAGACGACAGAAGACGGGGGGTTGCGCCGTGGAGAATGTTCTCGGATCTCATTTCCATGCAAATGAGGGTAGGACTTGTTATACATCAGATGACGGTAGGCAGACGCGATAACAGCTTCAGCGGGCGTCGAGACGACGCACTAACTCGGTCGGGTTATACTTGATCGATAAGTAATACGTTATGATAATGACTTCGACATGCCGCACACTATTTAGATTTTGATACGACTCTTAATGAAAAACAGGGATTGTAAACTGTTTTTCAAATCGAATGTTCAACCATGTTTGTTGCTGCGAACTCTATAATTGAGGAGAAACTCATATAAAATTCTGTGCAACTTAATTAGGGGACCGGTGTATTATAATCTTCGCGTTGAAGTTTCTAAAACCCCACATCTTTAGCTCTGTTGAAACTACTAGATCAGATCATTCCATCAGATCGAAGCCAAATATATATCTCACGAGATAAAACCAAGatgtaatattatgtatgtaagaaatcAAAAACTCCAATAcagaaatagttttatttcagtcgcttataaaaataaattccaagTTCTGACTTACGAACTACATTTATGCTGAATAGGTATTTAAACTTAATATTCTTACTCATTCTTCCTTCTCTTTTTCAATTTCATCAATTAATTGTAATATCCCCATTTTTAGTTTGCGCTTCTCTCTATTTGAGAAATTCTTGATATCAGGTAAGATGCTTTTGAAGAATTTTAAGTCATCATTATCTTCTTCTACTGCCGGTGGTCCGTCAGAGGAATACTTTCTTTTTTTAGGTCCGTCGCTACACGATGGGTCACTTGTAGATTGTGATGCTTCTCTTTCTGGAGACTTCGTATTGCTCACGTCTGGTTTGATATCCACAACAGTTTCCCAATCTTCTACTATGCAATAATTGTTTGTTTCTTCATTATCATCAGCAGGCAAAAAAGTCGCATTAAGCGGATTTTCTGAATTTTCGTTGTCCTCCGAGTTTGgtctgcaaataaaaaaaatattataaatatgtattcgtTTCCATTTTTATATAGAAATCTTTCTTGGTAAAGTATTACAACTTACCCTGTGATTCTTAAAAAGGGATCTAAAAACCTCAAGTGGTCGTAAAGGTAATATTTCTTGCAAGCATGGAAATTATCACCAGATTGACGGGTGAGTTTGGATTTATATCTTGTGAACGACGACCTTATACCTTTCCACCTGGCTTTGAGTTCATCAACtggaataaaaaaacaatattaaaacaataaaaaaaaaacaatgttgaaaaacAAAACAGGGAAGAGGAGTTGGAATGAAATGGATTAATTACTATTAGCTTAAGTTAGTTTGATAAAAGTTTTCTTACTAGTACAATCTTCATGTAGTTCATTTCTAACATGTGCTGCCACTTTTGTCCAAGCCATCTCCGAGAATCTGGTCCTGTATGTGTCCATATTCGGATCGTATATTTCAGGGTACTTCTGAATGATTTTAACAAATCCAGTCATTAGGTTCGGGTTGTCCCTCATGGTGACCTGTTGAAAGAAAAATGCAACGTTATAAAAGGCATTAAAGGCTAATTTTGCACGATACCTATATCAATAGGTGCTCAAGTATGCTTCAAGTCTAAATTGGTTGGGTAtgatcattaatttaaatatgtatttaaataaaacatttatgtaCTGTAATCCGTATTACATCTcggttatagttttttttagcaTTTTCCCTATCAAAACTATTCTTCCTAAATTAAGCATTTATGTCAATAATTGTTTCGCTACTAGTAGGTGTAGttcaaatataggtacctatgcgAATATTAGACCAATGCACTGACAAGAtacaaaacttaattatttttacctttGTAAGTGTCGCATGCTAGATAATTTCTGCACGCGTTGTCTTAAACTATCGATACTATAGCAATGAAGCTATGTCACTACTCGTGGTGGCACGCCTACACTACTAACCACGTGTTAAAAAGGTCACAGAATGCAGtacttaattacattttatttttaaagccaaATGTCAAAGGAATTCTGCGAAAAACCAATGTTAAAAGCTTTTGAATTCAAAGCTGGAGTGGTTTTTGGTGGTAACAACTCTCTATGAGATCATAATTCCTGCAGAAGAATTTggtgtttaattattttgtttgggtaatttttgatacaaaaaatttgcccttttaaaattcaaataaaatagaaaaaaaatacaaatatgaatCCCATATTTCAATGAATATCACAATCACAATGGTATCACAATTTGAAAATAACACCGTGTAGGTACATATTCATAAGAGCTTATATTGTTTATACCTaggttttacaaataaaatacatgacaTTGACTTTGCAAATCAAAACCTCGGCGCGGCATGCATGATGGTCGATCGGCTGCCCGGGCGCACTGATCGGTACGGTACCTACACCAATGCGCGTGCGGAGGGCGGTGGCTGTCGAGgagtaagtacttacctactgtCTTTTTGacttaatttttagggttccgtacctcaaaaggaaaaaacggaacccttataggatcactttgttgtccgtctgtctgtctgtctgtctgtctgtctgtctgtcaagaccctttatctcaagaacgcgtggacgtatcaagctgaaattcacatgaaatactcaggtctattgtccctttaagctgtgaaaatatcaaacttctaagccacgCCAATCagaagatacagccgattatg contains:
- the LOC124631803 gene encoding uncharacterized protein LOC124631803, whose protein sequence is MRDNPNLMTGFVKIIQKYPEIYDPNMDTYRTRFSEMAWTKVAAHVRNELHEDCTIDELKARWKGIRSSFTRYKSKLTRQSGDNFHACKKYYLYDHLRFLDPFLRITGPNSEDNENSENPLNATFLPADDNEETNNYCIVEDWETVVDIKPDVSNTKSPEREASQSTSDPSCSDGPKKRKYSSDGPPAVEEDNDDLKFFKSILPDIKNFSNREKRKLKMGILQLIDEIEKEKEE